The Pseudomonas orientalis genome contains a region encoding:
- a CDS encoding class I SAM-dependent methyltransferase translates to MTSPAVEKNYLSKNYVEETRFGFWFLRSHTWQHHVLRVAINDLRSLFSEPLPVAPVLLDAGCGQGKSFKLLQQVFAPARLIGLDADPHSLALSREEATRQGLAVELIGSDCATLEVPDASVDIVFCHQTFHHLVEQHRALKEFYRVLKPGGYLLFAESTEAYIDTWVIRWLFRHPMHVQKSAEQYLDMLREQGFEFGAQNVSYPYLWWSRSSDFGLLERWGLRKAPPVGQREETLVNCVARKPAEAVRS, encoded by the coding sequence ATGACCAGCCCTGCGGTTGAAAAGAACTACCTGAGTAAAAACTACGTCGAAGAAACCCGCTTCGGCTTCTGGTTCCTGCGCAGCCACACCTGGCAGCATCACGTGTTGCGCGTGGCGATCAATGACCTGCGCAGCCTGTTCAGCGAGCCGCTGCCGGTGGCGCCGGTATTGCTCGACGCCGGCTGCGGCCAGGGCAAATCGTTCAAGTTGCTGCAGCAGGTATTTGCGCCCGCGCGCCTGATCGGCCTGGATGCCGACCCTCACAGCCTGGCACTGAGCCGCGAAGAAGCCACTCGCCAGGGCCTGGCCGTGGAGTTGATCGGCAGCGACTGCGCCACCCTCGAGGTACCCGACGCCAGCGTCGATATTGTGTTTTGCCACCAGACCTTTCACCACCTGGTCGAGCAGCATCGCGCCCTCAAGGAGTTCTATCGGGTGCTCAAGCCGGGTGGCTATTTGCTGTTTGCCGAATCCACCGAAGCCTACATCGACACCTGGGTGATTCGCTGGCTCTTCCGCCACCCCATGCATGTGCAGAAAAGCGCCGAGCAGTACCTGGACATGCTGCGCGAGCAGGGCTTTGAATTCGGTGCGCAGAATGTCTCGTACCCCTATCTGTGGTGGAGCCGCTCCAGCGATTTCGGCCTGCTGGAACGTTGGGGCCTGCGCAAGGCGCCGCCGGTGGGCCAGCGCGAGGAAACCCTGGTCAACTGCGTGGCGCGCAAGCCGGCAGAGGCCGTGCGTTCATGA
- a CDS encoding NAD(P)/FAD-dependent oxidoreductase, with product MPTVEMERRQVVVIGAGPSGAIAAALLKRKGHDVLIIERQYFPRFSIGESLLSHCIDFIEEAGMLDAVQAAGFQLKTGAAFTWGERYSAFDFGDTFSQGKPTTFQVQRAEFDKLLADQAALQGVEIRYGESIVGVDFSASHRYLHVRRENGSEYHLKTTFVLDASGYGRVLPRLLDLEVPSGFPLRQAVFTHVEDRIEHPGFDRTKILITTHPLQRDIWFWTIPFSNGRCSVGVVAAKEHFDGRDHDLDACLRSFIDETPSLSGVLQNAVWDTPARSIGGYSANVKTLHGPGFALLGNAAEFLDPVFSSGVTIAMRSASMAAGVLHRQLQGEAVDWQTEFAEPLKRGVDTFRCYVEGWYAGTFQDVIFHAGSSPQIRRMISSILAGYAWDERNPFVSEPKRRLRMLSQICASEPV from the coding sequence GTGCCCACAGTTGAAATGGAACGTCGCCAGGTGGTGGTGATCGGTGCCGGGCCATCCGGGGCCATCGCGGCCGCGCTGCTCAAGCGCAAAGGGCATGATGTATTGATTATCGAGCGCCAGTATTTCCCGCGTTTCTCGATTGGCGAAAGCCTGCTGTCGCACTGCATCGACTTCATCGAAGAAGCCGGCATGCTCGACGCCGTGCAGGCTGCCGGCTTTCAACTGAAAACCGGTGCGGCGTTCACCTGGGGCGAGCGTTACAGTGCGTTCGATTTCGGTGACACCTTCAGCCAGGGCAAACCGACGACTTTCCAGGTGCAGCGTGCCGAGTTCGACAAGCTGCTGGCCGATCAGGCGGCGTTGCAGGGTGTGGAAATCCGCTACGGCGAAAGCATCGTCGGCGTGGATTTTTCCGCCAGCCATCGCTACCTGCACGTACGCCGCGAAAATGGCAGCGAGTACCACCTCAAGACCACATTCGTGCTGGATGCCAGTGGCTATGGCCGCGTGCTGCCGCGCCTGCTGGACCTCGAAGTGCCGTCCGGTTTCCCGCTGCGCCAGGCCGTGTTCACCCACGTCGAAGACCGCATCGAACACCCAGGCTTCGACCGTACCAAGATTCTGATAACCACCCATCCCCTGCAGCGTGATATCTGGTTCTGGACCATCCCGTTCAGCAACGGCCGATGCTCGGTGGGCGTGGTCGCGGCCAAGGAACATTTCGACGGCCGTGACCACGATCTGGATGCCTGCCTGCGCAGCTTTATCGACGAAACCCCAAGCCTGTCCGGCGTACTGCAGAACGCCGTGTGGGACACCCCGGCGCGCAGCATCGGCGGCTATTCGGCCAACGTCAAAACCCTGCACGGCCCGGGTTTTGCGCTGTTGGGCAACGCGGCGGAATTTCTCGACCCGGTGTTCTCCTCCGGCGTCACCATCGCCATGCGCTCGGCGAGCATGGCCGCGGGCGTGCTGCATCGCCAACTGCAAGGCGAAGCGGTGGACTGGCAAACCGAGTTTGCCGAACCGTTGAAGCGCGGCGTCGACACCTTCCGCTGCTACGTCGAGGGCTGGTACGCCGGGACGTTCCAGGACGTGATTTTCCACGCCGGCAGTTCGCCGCAGATTCGCCGCATGATCAGTTCGATCCTCGCCGGCTACGCCTGGGATGAACGCAACCCGTTTGTCAGCGAGCCCAAGCGCCGCCTGCGGATGCTGTCGCAAATCTGTGCGAGTGAGCCGGTATGA
- a CDS encoding MMPL family transporter, whose product MRSNTTLPSERLLPRLFLILLVAVLALAGWQWRHGAPLSANLMELVPGSTPDALELQAEQRVQEPLNREMLVLVGHADRQQALTVAQQLAERWQASGLFEKVQWNLQADLPALREQLLRGRLAMLSARDREQLIEQPDAFIQQRVQSLFDPFTGFSLVPSQDDWLGLTGRIQNSQPQHGAVQLDIGSGALIADADGKSWVLLRARTTGNAFDMKLPLHVADLLQASRAQAGEQGVQLLAASGLLYAANGQQQATREMTWVGGGATLGILILLLLAFRRWRVLLAFVPVMVGMLFGAVACVALFGHMHVMTLVLGSSLIGVAVDYPLHYLSKSWSLQPWRSWPALRLTLPGLSLSLATSCIGYLALAWTPFPALTQIAVFSAAGLVGAYLCAVCLLPALLSGVELRPAQWPLRIAERLWQWRAALIKRVPGAVLLVWVLLFCAGGLWQLNSKNDIRQWIGAPPQLLQEAQAVARITGFQPTSQFFLVRADNQQQLLERQAALGQRLDQLVNMDKLQGYLALNQLVNLPAEQQQLRDALNKLEQHWQPLLDIGIPVDALQAEVAQLQALPTEDIDAALKGPLAEPWRTLWLGKVDGGVAAMVSLQGLNNPALLRVQAVDLPGVQLVDRLGDLNRVFADTQISAAELKLLSCGLIVLLLMLPFGFTGALRVVALPLLAALCSLASLGWLGQPLTLFSLFGLLLVTAISVDYAILMREQIGGAAVSLLGTLLAALTTWLSFGLLAVSSTPAVSNFGLSVSLGLAFSFMLAPWAGQQKHAL is encoded by the coding sequence ATGCGGAGCAACACGACTTTGCCCAGTGAGCGCCTGCTGCCGCGCCTGTTCCTGATCCTGCTGGTGGCCGTGCTGGCACTGGCCGGCTGGCAGTGGCGTCACGGTGCGCCTTTGTCGGCGAATCTGATGGAGCTGGTGCCCGGCAGTACGCCGGACGCCCTGGAGCTGCAAGCCGAGCAGCGCGTGCAGGAACCGCTGAACCGCGAAATGCTGGTGCTGGTGGGGCATGCCGACCGTCAGCAAGCACTGACCGTGGCGCAGCAACTGGCCGAGCGCTGGCAGGCCAGCGGCCTGTTTGAAAAGGTGCAGTGGAACCTGCAGGCCGACTTGCCGGCGCTGCGCGAACAACTGCTGCGCGGCCGGCTGGCGATGCTGTCGGCCAGGGACCGCGAGCAACTGATCGAACAACCTGACGCCTTCATCCAGCAGCGTGTGCAGTCACTGTTCGACCCCTTCACCGGCTTCAGCCTGGTGCCGAGCCAGGACGACTGGCTGGGCCTGACCGGGCGCATCCAGAACAGCCAGCCACAACACGGCGCGGTACAGCTGGATATCGGCAGCGGCGCGTTGATCGCCGATGCCGACGGCAAAAGCTGGGTGCTCCTGCGGGCGCGCACCACCGGCAATGCATTCGACATGAAACTGCCGCTGCACGTGGCGGATTTGCTCCAGGCCAGTCGCGCCCAAGCCGGCGAGCAAGGCGTGCAACTGCTCGCCGCCAGTGGCCTGCTCTATGCGGCCAACGGGCAGCAGCAAGCCACGCGGGAGATGACCTGGGTCGGCGGCGGCGCAACCCTGGGCATCCTGATATTGCTGCTGCTGGCGTTCCGACGTTGGCGGGTGTTGCTGGCGTTCGTGCCGGTGATGGTCGGCATGCTGTTTGGCGCAGTGGCCTGTGTGGCGCTGTTCGGCCATATGCATGTGATGACCCTGGTGCTGGGCTCGAGCCTGATCGGCGTGGCGGTGGATTACCCGCTGCACTACCTGTCCAAAAGCTGGAGCCTGCAACCGTGGCGCAGCTGGCCGGCATTGCGCCTGACCCTGCCGGGGCTGAGCCTGAGCCTGGCCACCAGTTGCATCGGCTACCTGGCGCTGGCCTGGACGCCGTTCCCGGCGCTGACGCAAATCGCGGTGTTCTCGGCAGCCGGTCTGGTCGGCGCTTATCTGTGCGCCGTGTGCCTGCTGCCGGCACTGCTTAGCGGCGTCGAACTGCGCCCGGCGCAATGGCCGCTGCGCATCGCCGAACGCTTGTGGCAGTGGCGGGCGGCATTGATCAAGCGCGTGCCCGGCGCCGTGTTGCTGGTGTGGGTGCTGCTGTTCTGCGCCGGTGGCCTGTGGCAATTGAACAGTAAAAACGATATCCGCCAGTGGATCGGCGCGCCGCCGCAATTGCTGCAGGAAGCCCAGGCCGTGGCGCGCATTACCGGGTTCCAGCCCACCAGCCAGTTCTTCCTGGTGCGCGCCGACAACCAGCAGCAGTTACTGGAGCGCCAGGCCGCGCTGGGCCAGCGCCTGGATCAACTGGTGAATATGGACAAGCTCCAGGGTTACCTGGCGCTGAATCAACTGGTCAACCTGCCCGCCGAACAGCAGCAACTGCGCGATGCGCTCAATAAGCTTGAGCAGCATTGGCAACCGTTGCTGGACATCGGCATCCCCGTCGATGCGCTGCAAGCTGAAGTCGCGCAGTTGCAGGCGCTGCCCACCGAAGACATCGACGCCGCGCTCAAAGGCCCCCTGGCCGAGCCCTGGCGCACGCTGTGGCTGGGCAAGGTAGACGGCGGCGTGGCGGCGATGGTCAGCCTGCAAGGCCTGAACAACCCGGCGTTGCTGCGGGTGCAGGCGGTGGATCTGCCCGGTGTGCAATTGGTGGATCGCCTGGGTGATTTGAACCGTGTGTTTGCCGACACTCAAATCAGCGCGGCCGAATTGAAATTGCTGTCCTGTGGGCTGATCGTGCTGCTGTTGATGCTGCCCTTCGGCTTCACCGGCGCCTTGCGCGTCGTCGCGCTGCCGTTGCTGGCGGCGCTGTGCAGCCTGGCCAGCCTCGGTTGGCTGGGCCAGCCGCTGACCCTGTTCAGCCTGTTCGGCCTGCTGCTGGTCACGGCCATCAGCGTCGACTACGCGATCCTGATGCGCGAGCAGATCGGCGGGGCCGCCGTCAGCCTGCTGGGAACCTTACTGGCGGCGCTGACCACTTGGTTATCGTTCGGCCTGCTGGCCGTCTCCAGTACCCCGGCGGTGAGCAATTTCGGCCTGTCGGTCAGCCTCGGCCTGGCATTCAGCTTTATGCTGGCGCCCTGGGCCGGGCAACAAAAGCACGCCTTATGA
- a CDS encoding outer membrane lipoprotein carrier protein LolA, with protein sequence MRSPAGASLLAKIANDNAGRLTPRGALRFFASKLAPTVAVALLSFNAHAFDLQQLSDQLAKPSVIHGNFIQEKHLRALPQPLVSKGTFVLAKDHGLLWLLKTPLQQDYRITSQGIARRDANGWHLLPNKSAGTEQNRLFLAVLQGDSSGLQRDFDLQLQGQAQDWKLTLIPRSLLLKQVFTQINIDGGALVKTIELLEAQGDSTVLRMQDSSADQPLSDAEQHDFAQ encoded by the coding sequence ATGAGATCCCCTGCAGGAGCGAGCTTGCTCGCGAAGATCGCCAACGATAACGCGGGGCGCCTGACACCCCGTGGGGCCCTCAGGTTTTTCGCGAGCAAGCTCGCTCCTACAGTGGCCGTCGCATTGCTGAGCTTCAACGCCCATGCCTTCGACCTGCAACAACTGAGCGATCAACTGGCCAAACCCAGCGTGATCCACGGCAACTTCATCCAGGAAAAACACCTGCGCGCCCTGCCCCAGCCGCTGGTCAGCAAGGGCACTTTCGTGCTCGCCAAGGACCACGGCCTGTTGTGGCTGCTCAAAACCCCGCTGCAGCAGGACTATCGCATCACCAGTCAGGGCATCGCCCGGCGTGACGCCAACGGCTGGCATCTGCTGCCGAACAAGAGCGCCGGCACCGAGCAGAATCGACTGTTCCTCGCGGTGCTTCAGGGCGACAGCAGCGGCTTGCAGCGTGACTTCGACCTGCAACTGCAAGGCCAGGCGCAAGACTGGAAGCTCACGCTGATTCCGCGCTCACTGCTGCTCAAGCAAGTATTCACCCAAATCAATATCGATGGCGGCGCGCTAGTGAAGACCATCGAGCTGTTGGAAGCCCAGGGCGACAGCACCGTACTGCGCATGCAGGACAGCAGCGCCGACCAACCGTTGAGCGATGCGGAGCAACACGACTTTGCCCAGTGA
- a CDS encoding acyl-CoA thioesterase, protein MRSPGVLHCDTQILVPFFDIDTMHVVWHGHYVKYLEVARCALLDKIGHNYTAMLDAGYAWPVIDMQLRYVRGATFGQTINVRASLVEWENRLKINYLITDLASGERLTRASTVQVAVEIASREMQLASPTIFTNAVERALK, encoded by the coding sequence ATGCGTAGCCCCGGCGTGTTGCACTGCGACACTCAAATCCTCGTGCCGTTTTTCGACATCGACACCATGCACGTCGTATGGCACGGGCATTACGTGAAATACCTGGAAGTGGCGCGCTGCGCGTTGCTGGACAAGATCGGCCATAACTACACCGCGATGCTCGACGCCGGCTATGCCTGGCCGGTGATCGACATGCAGCTGCGCTACGTGCGCGGCGCCACCTTCGGCCAAACGATCAACGTGCGCGCCAGCCTGGTGGAGTGGGAGAACCGTTTGAAAATCAATTACCTGATTACCGATCTGGCCAGCGGCGAACGCTTGACCCGCGCCAGCACCGTGCAGGTCGCGGTAGAAATCGCCAGCCGCGAAATGCAGCTTGCCTCCCCAACAATATTCACCAACGCCGTCGAAAGGGCCCTGAAATGA
- a CDS encoding HAL/PAL/TAL family ammonia-lyase, with the protein MTTSLEPITFGERPLRIEDVLALANRQVPTRLQDDAAYRRRIAKGAQFLDSLLDKEGVIYGVTTGYGDSCVVAVPLEHVEALPRHLYTFHGCGLGKLLDAQATRAVLAARLQSLCHGVSGVRVELLERLHGFLEHDVLPLIPEEGSVGASGDLTPLSYVAATLSGEREVLFGGERRLAADVHRELGWEPLVLRPKEALALMNGTAVMTGIACLAFARADYLLQLATRITALNVVALQGNPEHFDERLFAAKPHPGQMQVAAWLRQDLAIDAPTAPLHRLQDRYSLRCAPHVLGVLADSLNWLRSFIEIELNSANDNPIIDAEEERVLHGGHFYGGHIAFAMDSLKTLVANVADLLDRQLALLVDVRYNHGLPSNLSGAPAERAMINHGFKAVQIGTSAWTAEALKNTMPASVFSRSTECHNQDKVSMGTIAARDAIRVLDLTEQVAAATLLAANQGVWLRAQADDARPLPPALAAMHEELARDFPPVIEDRALEGELRLCLQRIAEQHWRLHA; encoded by the coding sequence ATGACCACGTCTCTTGAGCCGATCACCTTTGGCGAACGCCCCCTGCGCATCGAAGACGTCCTGGCCCTGGCCAACCGTCAGGTGCCCACTCGCTTGCAGGACGATGCCGCGTATCGCCGGCGCATCGCCAAAGGCGCGCAGTTTCTTGATTCGCTGCTGGACAAGGAAGGCGTGATCTACGGCGTGACCACCGGCTACGGCGACTCCTGCGTGGTGGCGGTGCCGCTCGAACACGTCGAGGCGCTGCCGCGTCATCTGTACACCTTCCACGGTTGCGGCCTGGGCAAGTTGCTCGATGCCCAAGCCACCCGCGCCGTGCTGGCGGCGCGCTTGCAGTCGCTGTGCCATGGCGTGTCCGGGGTGCGCGTGGAACTGCTCGAGCGCCTGCACGGATTCCTCGAACACGACGTGCTGCCGCTGATCCCTGAAGAAGGCTCGGTAGGCGCCAGCGGTGACCTGACGCCGCTGTCGTATGTGGCGGCCACCTTGTCCGGCGAACGTGAAGTGCTGTTTGGTGGCGAGCGCCGCTTGGCTGCCGATGTACACCGTGAGCTGGGCTGGGAACCCTTGGTGCTGCGCCCCAAGGAAGCCCTGGCGTTGATGAACGGCACAGCGGTAATGACCGGCATTGCCTGCCTCGCCTTCGCCCGCGCCGACTACCTGCTGCAGCTGGCCACGCGCATCACCGCGCTGAATGTGGTGGCGCTGCAAGGCAACCCGGAACACTTCGACGAACGCCTGTTCGCCGCCAAGCCCCATCCCGGGCAAATGCAAGTCGCCGCCTGGCTGCGCCAGGACCTGGCCATCGATGCACCGACGGCCCCGCTGCACCGCCTGCAGGATCGCTACTCCCTGCGCTGCGCCCCCCATGTACTCGGCGTGCTGGCCGACAGCCTGAACTGGCTGCGTTCGTTTATCGAAATCGAACTGAACAGCGCCAACGACAACCCGATCATCGATGCCGAAGAGGAACGCGTGCTGCACGGCGGGCACTTCTACGGCGGGCACATTGCCTTTGCCATGGACAGCCTCAAGACCCTGGTGGCCAATGTCGCGGACCTGCTCGACCGCCAACTGGCGCTGCTGGTGGACGTGCGTTACAACCACGGCCTGCCGAGCAACCTGTCGGGCGCGCCGGCCGAGCGCGCAATGATCAACCATGGCTTCAAGGCCGTACAGATCGGCACCAGCGCCTGGACCGCCGAAGCGCTGAAGAACACCATGCCGGCCAGCGTGTTCTCGCGCTCGACCGAGTGCCATAACCAGGACAAGGTCAGCATGGGCACCATCGCCGCCCGCGATGCGATCCGCGTGCTCGATCTGACCGAACAGGTCGCCGCCGCCACCTTGCTCGCCGCCAACCAGGGCGTGTGGCTGCGTGCCCAGGCTGACGATGCACGGCCGTTGCCACCGGCACTGGCGGCGATGCACGAAGAACTGGCCAGGGACTTCCCGCCGGTCATCGAAGACCGCGCCCTGGAAGGCGAACTGCGCCTGTGCCTGCAACGCATCGCCGAGCAACACTGGAGGCTGCATGCGTAG
- a CDS encoding glycosyl transferase, whose amino-acid sequence MSERSKHWADREERGSFRLMKLTAFAAKILGRRLLSPLLYSIVFYFFVFGRTARRSAWQYQQRLAQWSGRAELQPSHAKVFGQFMAFADSLLDKLDVWNGKLRLEQIEINDPAQLRGQLRGERGQMLVGAHLGNLEVCRALAEIGEQVTMNVLVHTKHAERFNRLLGEAGATHLRLIQVSELDPATMLLLSQRLDDGEWLAIAGDRIPLHGGRTVHVDFLGHQAAFPQGPWLLAGLLKCPVNLLMCLKHQGRYRLTIEPFAPLIEWKRSTREQVIALWAARYAARLGQFCLQAPQQWFNFYPFWKTDDHVS is encoded by the coding sequence ATGAGCGAGCGCAGCAAACACTGGGCCGACCGCGAGGAGCGCGGCAGCTTCCGGCTGATGAAACTCACGGCGTTCGCGGCAAAGATTCTTGGCCGGCGCCTGTTGAGCCCGTTGCTCTACAGCATCGTGTTCTACTTCTTTGTGTTCGGCCGCACCGCGCGCCGGAGCGCCTGGCAATACCAGCAGCGCCTGGCGCAGTGGAGTGGGCGTGCCGAGCTGCAGCCGAGCCACGCCAAGGTCTTCGGCCAGTTCATGGCCTTCGCCGACTCTCTGCTCGACAAGCTCGACGTGTGGAACGGCAAGCTGCGCCTGGAGCAAATCGAAATCAATGACCCGGCGCAATTGCGCGGCCAGTTGCGTGGCGAGCGCGGGCAGATGCTGGTGGGCGCGCACCTGGGCAATCTGGAAGTGTGCCGCGCGCTGGCGGAGATCGGTGAACAGGTCACCATGAACGTGCTGGTGCACACCAAGCACGCCGAGCGTTTCAACCGCCTGCTGGGCGAAGCGGGCGCGACCCATTTGCGCCTGATCCAGGTCAGCGAGCTGGACCCGGCCACCATGCTGCTGCTCAGCCAGCGCCTGGACGACGGCGAATGGCTGGCGATTGCCGGCGACCGCATCCCGCTGCACGGCGGGCGCACGGTGCACGTGGATTTCCTCGGGCACCAGGCCGCGTTCCCCCAGGGCCCGTGGCTGCTGGCCGGCCTGCTCAAGTGCCCGGTCAACCTGCTGATGTGCCTCAAGCACCAGGGCCGCTATCGCCTGACCATCGAGCCCTTCGCGCCATTGATCGAATGGAAGCGCAGCACCCGTGAGCAGGTCATCGCCCTGTGGGCCGCTCGCTACGCCGCACGCCTGGGCCAGTTCTGCCTGCAAGCGCCGCAACAATGGTTCAACTTTTACCCTTTCTGGAAGACCGATGACCACGTCTCTTGA
- a CDS encoding glycosyltransferase family 2 protein produces the protein MHNPCALIPVYNHETAVPAVVRSLLSSGLPCLLVDDGSSQACAAVLTQLATLDNVTLLTLSRNQGKGAAVMAGFREAARLGYSHALQVDADGQHDLREVETFIDTSRRHPDAIICGYPEYDESVPKGRLYARYLTHVWVWINTLSLQIRDSMCGFRVYPLAPTLALMDSVYIGTRMDFDSDILVRLAWRNQPMRWLPTQVHYPADGLSHFRLLRDNARISAMHTRLFFGMLVRAPAILWRRWQA, from the coding sequence ATGCATAACCCCTGCGCCCTGATCCCGGTCTACAACCACGAAACCGCCGTGCCCGCCGTGGTGCGCAGCCTGCTGAGCAGCGGCCTGCCCTGCCTGTTGGTGGACGACGGCAGCAGCCAGGCCTGCGCGGCGGTGCTTACACAACTGGCGACGCTGGATAACGTCACCCTGCTGACGCTGTCCCGCAACCAGGGCAAGGGCGCCGCCGTCATGGCGGGCTTTCGCGAAGCCGCGCGCCTGGGCTACAGCCACGCCCTGCAAGTGGACGCCGACGGCCAGCACGACCTGCGCGAAGTCGAGACCTTTATCGACACGTCCCGCAGGCACCCCGACGCGATCATCTGCGGCTATCCCGAATACGACGAAAGCGTGCCCAAGGGCCGCCTCTACGCGCGCTACCTGACCCACGTGTGGGTGTGGATCAACACCTTGTCATTGCAGATTCGCGACTCGATGTGCGGCTTTCGCGTGTACCCGCTGGCACCCACGCTGGCGCTGATGGACTCGGTCTACATCGGCACGCGCATGGATTTCGACTCGGACATCCTCGTGCGCCTGGCCTGGCGCAACCAGCCGATGCGCTGGCTGCCGACCCAGGTGCATTACCCCGCCGACGGCCTGTCGCACTTTCGCCTGTTGCGCGACAACGCGCGCATCAGCGCCATGCATACGCGACTGTTCTTCGGCATGCTGGTGCGCGCGCCCGCCATCCTGTGGCGCCGGTGGCAGGCATGA
- a CDS encoding acyl-CoA synthetase family protein, whose translation MKGLKLEHLLLEPQEQRRVTTEPALDHAQLMEQALRLAAGLQARGIQRLAVHLEDAGVLAIALLGAWRAGVSVLLPADLQPQTRQRWDAVVDAWLTDAADLEALYQTPLSPAALDLDSCQLSLCTSGSSGEPKRIDKSLRQLANEVQALEALWGADLKDACIIGSVATQHIYGLLFRVLWPLCAGRTFLRRQLAFPEDMQRASREHSPFAWVASPALLKRMGDNLDWPALSQVSRVFSSGGALPVEAAGSLYDRLQQWPTEILGSSETGGIAWRQGAQPWQPFADVHLSQAADGALRIASPYLPAGHIEQTADAARIHADGRFELLGRLDRIVKLEEKRIALPMLEQALMTHPWVAETRLGVVQENRASLGALVVLSAKGLHVLRNQGRRTVTQTLRQHLSQHCEALALPRRWRLLRQLPLNSQGKLPQADIEALLLAPRPKAPDVLAQVETDGEWTLQLSVPPDLAYFSGHFPVTPVLPGVVQVEWAFNLGQQLLDLPSTFAGMEVLKFQQLVRPGDHIQLHLRFEQERGKLYFAYRNGDAACSSGRIVLETAHA comes from the coding sequence ATGAAAGGTTTGAAACTTGAACATCTGCTGCTCGAGCCGCAGGAACAGCGCCGGGTCACCACTGAGCCCGCGCTCGATCATGCGCAACTGATGGAGCAGGCCCTGCGCCTGGCGGCTGGCCTGCAAGCGCGCGGCATCCAGCGCCTGGCGGTGCACCTGGAGGACGCCGGCGTGCTGGCAATTGCCTTGCTCGGCGCTTGGCGTGCCGGGGTCAGCGTGCTGCTCCCCGCCGACCTGCAGCCGCAAACCCGTCAGCGCTGGGATGCCGTGGTCGATGCCTGGCTGACGGACGCTGCGGACCTTGAAGCGTTGTACCAGACGCCACTGAGCCCAGCCGCCCTCGACCTCGATAGCTGCCAACTGAGCCTGTGCACCTCCGGCTCCAGCGGTGAACCCAAGCGCATCGACAAGTCCCTGCGCCAGCTGGCCAATGAGGTCCAGGCGCTGGAGGCATTGTGGGGCGCGGACCTGAAAGACGCCTGCATTATCGGCAGCGTCGCCACCCAACACATCTACGGCTTGCTGTTCCGCGTGCTGTGGCCTCTGTGCGCCGGTCGCACGTTTTTGCGCAGGCAACTGGCATTCCCCGAGGACATGCAGCGCGCCAGTCGCGAGCATTCGCCATTCGCCTGGGTGGCCAGCCCGGCGCTGCTCAAGCGCATGGGCGATAACCTCGACTGGCCGGCGCTGAGCCAGGTCTCACGGGTGTTTTCCTCAGGGGGAGCCTTGCCTGTCGAAGCCGCCGGCAGCCTCTATGACCGCTTGCAGCAGTGGCCGACGGAAATCCTCGGCAGTTCGGAAACCGGCGGCATCGCCTGGCGCCAGGGCGCACAACCCTGGCAGCCGTTTGCCGACGTTCATCTGAGCCAGGCCGCCGACGGTGCCCTGCGCATCGCCTCGCCCTACCTGCCCGCCGGGCATATCGAACAGACCGCCGACGCCGCGCGCATCCATGCCGATGGCCGCTTCGAACTGCTCGGCCGCCTGGACCGCATCGTCAAGCTGGAAGAAAAACGCATCGCTCTACCGATGCTCGAACAGGCATTGATGACCCATCCGTGGGTCGCTGAAACCCGCCTGGGCGTGGTGCAGGAAAACCGCGCGTCACTCGGTGCCCTGGTGGTACTGAGCGCCAAGGGCCTGCATGTTCTGCGCAACCAGGGCCGGCGCACGGTGACCCAAACCCTGCGCCAGCACCTGAGCCAGCATTGCGAAGCCCTGGCCTTGCCCCGCCGCTGGCGTTTGTTGCGCCAACTGCCGCTCAACAGCCAGGGCAAGCTGCCCCAGGCCGATATCGAGGCGCTGTTGCTGGCCCCCCGCCCCAAGGCGCCGGACGTGCTGGCGCAGGTCGAAACCGACGGCGAATGGACATTGCAACTGAGCGTGCCGCCCGACCTGGCCTATTTCAGCGGGCATTTTCCAGTCACGCCTGTGCTGCCGGGCGTGGTGCAAGTGGAATGGGCCTTCAACCTGGGCCAGCAACTGCTCGACTTGCCGAGTACGTTTGCCGGTATGGAAGTGCTCAAGTTCCAGCAACTGGTACGCCCCGGCGATCACATTCAATTGCACCTGCGCTTTGAACAAGAGCGCGGCAAGCTGTACTTCGCCTATCGCAATGGGGATGCGGCCTGCTCAAGCGGCCGGATCGTACTGGAGACCGCGCATGCATAA
- a CDS encoding acyl carrier protein: MQTRDDIFNTLRAALVELFELEPERVTLDANLYQDLEIDSIDAVDLIDHIKRQTGKKIAAEEFKAVRTVNDVVEAVYRLVQPAA, from the coding sequence ATGCAAACTCGTGACGATATTTTCAACACCCTGCGCGCCGCCCTGGTGGAACTGTTTGAACTGGAACCCGAGCGCGTCACCCTGGACGCCAACCTGTACCAGGACCTGGAAATCGACAGCATTGATGCCGTGGACCTGATCGACCATATCAAGCGCCAGACCGGCAAGAAGATCGCCGCCGAGGAGTTCAAGGCGGTGCGTACCGTCAATGACGTGGTTGAGGCGGTGTACCGTCTGGTCCAACCCGCCGCATGA